The stretch of DNA ccatttctccaaacctgatgaagaaacaaactcatcctgatctctgatGAACTGAGGGAAGGATATTTTCAGCGAATTTTCATGTTTGTCTGAACTGGTCTCTGAGTGAAGCCTCGGTGTTCATCAGCACAAGAGCAGAGCGGCGTGGAGTTTAATGTCTACAGACTCATCATGAGCCGGAGGACATCATACAGCTACACTACAGATGAAACAAACCCTCGCAAACCTgtggctccagtgtcttttgtgATTTTAAGATGTTAATTCTGAACAGGTTTGCGGTGACTAACGAGTCTGAATCCTCTGTGCATGTAAAAAGCAATAAATGTACACGTGTATTCCTGGAAGAAACGCAGACTTGTGattaattaacacacacacagtctctcacgCTTGACAGCTTTATTCCCATCAGTTTCATGTAAAACGCAAGTGTGGAGGCGTCCGGATCCTCCGGGTGAACGAGGACTTCAGCATCTGGAAGAGAAACAGCAGATCAGCTCCTGACTCCTGAGacaagagtgagtgtgtgtgtgtgtgtgtaccctcTCACTCCAGTCTCTTGGGGTTGTTCACAGCTACATAATGATAGAGGACCACCAGCAGGAACAGAGAGACCCCCAGCATGTTAGCGAAGATGGCCAGCTGCACATCAGTCACCATCTCACTGCAGGAAATGACGACAGAGCagctcacaaacactcacactgAGAACATGTAAACTCTAAACACAATAGCACTCTATACACTAGCAACACAGCAGCAGTGTGACTCTGAAGAGCATCGTGTTCGAATCTAACACTACAGTACTGCGTTCTGACACTGCGCTTCAGATGAATGGAATAACGACACGAGagctgatgtcttcacagacgaAAGTTTGATTTGTTGAAGTACTCACGTTTATTGTTGTTTATGTGATGTTTGAGGAATCCGTCTCGGCTCGAGAAGCTCCTGCGCTGCCGATTTCCGGGATTGAGACACGTCACGTTCATACGGGTCTCTGAACACGTTACATCCGGAACAACTCGCGGACCActcatatttattatgtttttacatttattaatcttactttatttttaaaataatgggTTTGTATTTTACTattctttaaagtgtaatttatttctgtgattcagCATcattcattcctccagtcttcagtgtatttcagaaatcataataatattctcatttattatcagtgttaggTGCTTCCTATTTCTTTAGAACCTGTAATACGTTTACAgttttattctttgatgaataaaaagttaaaaaggacagcatttattcaaaatcgaATTTGGAGTGACATCCGGTTCACAAACGAATCATTCTTTCGAACCGATTCATCACACCGGACTGAATCGAGTGCGACTCGGACTGAACCCCCACGCGCTGCTGATCTGACGCTTGAATGAAGGAGataaattaatgtgtttttacCATATTAATTCACAGAAAGACACTATTTAAACAAGAATGGTACGATAAAAATTGTCTATATGTTACGGACTTTCAAATGTGACTGTTAAACTTCCTGAATTAAAAATTGGTGAATTGAAATTTGgagaaagaaaatgtaataacAAAATACTTGGAAGTGTGTTTAAAGAAAAACCATTCTATAATATCAAAAAGCCAACGAAAATAAAGATAACAGATAATCAAGTTACTAGTTGTAGCTATCTTAAATGGCCAATTTCACCCAAGGTAAAAGAAATTCagttcaaattaataaataatatttatcctGCTGCTTAAACTCTAAGGAAAAGGTTCAATTTTGAAGTTAATCCGTGTGTTTTTTGTATGACAGAACACGAAACAATTGAACACCTTTTTTTCTCTTGTTCAGTCACAATGGGGTTTTGGAAGGATGTTTATCGATGGTTAAATATTGGGATCAATAACTCTTTGTTTAACAAATTTCAAGTGTGGATGGTATGTCAAAAAAGGTATCTAAAATGGtgaacattattttcattatggGAAAGTATCATATACACAAAAATAAGTGGAATAACAGCGAGCCCAACATAAACTGTGTTAAGAATGAAATTAAAAAGCACATGTTTTTTTTCACTCAAACGAGTTCTTGATGTAAATGTAAGTTCAAGTTTATATgacatattgtaaaaaaaaatatatatatatatatatatatatatatatattaaaaaaaatttatgtttcacagtgtttatgtaaaaaaaaaaaaaggtgagctGATGAAGACAAGTTTATCCACTTTATAAGATTTAAAGGGGTCAAACATCCACACTTCACATCATTATTGGgtgctttaataatataattgcatATGTGACGTCATTGTGCGATTACGATCTGCCGATCCTTTCTCTTcgtaagacctcaatatatttcTTCAGAGCCTCTGGGAATCATTCTATGCTCCTTCTTCATCTGCTTTTTTGACTCTAAAAGTGATGTTAGCCACTGACTTGCACTTTATCACCAAATTCCATTATTTCAGCTAGAAATCTTCTGAGATCTTGGATGGCCCGAGGATGAATAAATGACCAGCAGATG from Carassius carassius chromosome 35, fCarCar2.1, whole genome shotgun sequence encodes:
- the LOC132115651 gene encoding dolichyl-diphosphooligosaccharide--protein glycosyltransferase subunit 4-like, with amino-acid sequence MVTDVQLAIFANMLGVSLFLLVVLYHYVAVNNPKRLE